A part of Rattus norvegicus strain BN/NHsdMcwi chromosome 4, GRCr8, whole genome shotgun sequence genomic DNA contains:
- the Dok1 gene encoding docking protein 1 isoform X1, with translation MLPLTLESFVLSQRWKKTWAVLYPASPHGVARLEFFDHKGSSSGGGRGGSRRLDCKMIRLAECVSVVPVTVESPPEPGASAFRLDTAQRSHLLAADAASSTAWVQILCRTAFPKGGWALAQTENPPKFSALEMLENSLYSPTWEGSQFWVTSQKTEASERCGLQGSYVLRVEAEKLTLLTLGAQSQILEPLLFWPYTLLRRYGRDKVMFSFEAGRRCPSGPGTFTFQTAQGNDIFQAVEAAIQQQKAQGKVGQGQDITRTDSHDGETEGKMAPTPVPQEPLGSPPALYAEPLDSLRIPPGPSQDSLYSDPLGSTPAGAGEGVQRKKPLYWDLYGHVQQQLLKTKLIDSKEDPIYDEPEGLAPAPLRGLYDLPQEPKDAWWCQARLKEEGYELPYNPATDDYAVPPPRSSKPTPAPKPQGLILPESGTTAGSGSKGSDTALYSQVQKSGTPGRWDCGLSRVGNDRVGVKSEGST, from the exons ATGCTGCCGCTCACTCTCGAGTCTTTCGTTCTTTCCCAGAGGTGGAAGAAAACTTGGGCTGTGCTTTACCCAGCCAGCCCTCACGGCGTGGCGCGGCTGGAATTCTTTGATCACAAGGGGTCGAGCTCTGGAGGGGGTCGAGGCGGCTCTCGCCGTCTAGACTGCAAGATGATACGCCTGGCTGAATGTGTGAGCGTGGTGCCTGTGACTGTGGAGAGTCCCCCTGAGCCCGGCGCCTCTGCCTTCCGCCTGGACACCGCACAACGCTCGCACCTGCTTGCAGCGGACGCCGCATCCAGCACTGCCTGGGTGCAGATTTTATGCAGAACCGCTTTTCCG AAAGGCGGCTGGGCTTTGGCTCAGACGGAGAACCCACCTAAGTTTTCTGCCCTGGAGATGCTGGAGAATTCGCTGTACAGCCCCACCTGGGAAG GATCCCAATTCTGGGTAACCTCGCAGAAGACCGAGGCTTCTGAACGCTGCGGCTTGCAAGGCTCCTACGTACTGAGggtagaagctgagaagctgacCCTTCTGACTTTGGGTGCACAGAGTCAAATCCTGGAGCCGCTCCTTTTCTGGCCCTACACTCTGTTGCGACGCTATGGCCGAGACAAG GTAATGTTCTCCTTTGAAGCGGGTCGCCGCTGCCCCTCTGGCCCTGGGACCTTCACCTTCCAGACTGCCCAGGGAAATGACATCTTTCAGGCAGTTGAGGCTGCTATCCAGCAGCAGAAAGCCCAAGGAAAGGTGGGACAGGGACAAGATATCACCAGAACTGACTCCCATGATGGGGAGACAGAGGGGAAGATGGCTCCCACTCCTGTTCCCCAGGAACCCCTGGGCAGCCCTCCAGCCCTATATGCAGAGCCTTTAGACTCCCTGCGAATTCCTCCAGGCCCTTCTCAGGACTCTTTGTATTCAGaccccctgggcagcacccctgctggggcaggggaaggggtgCAGCGGAAGAAACCTCTCTATTGGGATTTGTATGGGCACGTGCAGCAGCAGTTGCTGAAAACCAAGCTGATAGACTCCAAAGAGGACCCCATCTATGATGAGCCTGAGGGCCTGGCCCCTGCCCCTCTCCGGGGCCTTTATGATCTGCCTCAGGAGCCTAAGGATGCATGGTGGTGCCAGGCTCGGCTGAAGGAAGAGGGCTATGAGCTCCCTTACAACCCCGCCACCGACGACTACGCTGTGCCACCCCCTCGGAGCTCAAAGCCTACCCCTGCCCCCAAGCCACAGGGCTTGATCCTTCCTGAATCTGGTACCACAGCTGGCAGTGGCAGCAAAGGCTCAGATACAGCTCTGTACAGCCAGGTCCAGAAAAGTGGGACCCCAGGGAGATGGGACTGTGGACTCTCTAGAGTAGGGAATGACAGGGTGGGGGTCAAGTCAGAGGGTTCCACCTGA
- the Dok1 gene encoding docking protein 1 isoform X2, translated as MIRLAECVSVVPVTVESPPEPGASAFRLDTAQRSHLLAADAASSTAWVQILCRTAFPKGGWALAQTENPPKFSALEMLENSLYSPTWEGSQFWVTSQKTEASERCGLQGSYVLRVEAEKLTLLTLGAQSQILEPLLFWPYTLLRRYGRDKVMFSFEAGRRCPSGPGTFTFQTAQGNDIFQAVEAAIQQQKAQGKVGQGQDITRTDSHDGETEGKMAPTPVPQEPLGSPPALYAEPLDSLRIPPGPSQDSLYSDPLGSTPAGAGEGVQRKKPLYWDLYGHVQQQLLKTKLIDSKEDPIYDEPEGLAPAPLRGLYDLPQEPKDAWWCQARLKEEGYELPYNPATDDYAVPPPRSSKPTPAPKPQGLILPESGTTAGSGSKGSDTALYSQVQKSGTPGRWDCGLSRVGNDRVGVKSEGST; from the exons ATGATACGCCTGGCTGAATGTGTGAGCGTGGTGCCTGTGACTGTGGAGAGTCCCCCTGAGCCCGGCGCCTCTGCCTTCCGCCTGGACACCGCACAACGCTCGCACCTGCTTGCAGCGGACGCCGCATCCAGCACTGCCTGGGTGCAGATTTTATGCAGAACCGCTTTTCCG AAAGGCGGCTGGGCTTTGGCTCAGACGGAGAACCCACCTAAGTTTTCTGCCCTGGAGATGCTGGAGAATTCGCTGTACAGCCCCACCTGGGAAG GATCCCAATTCTGGGTAACCTCGCAGAAGACCGAGGCTTCTGAACGCTGCGGCTTGCAAGGCTCCTACGTACTGAGggtagaagctgagaagctgacCCTTCTGACTTTGGGTGCACAGAGTCAAATCCTGGAGCCGCTCCTTTTCTGGCCCTACACTCTGTTGCGACGCTATGGCCGAGACAAG GTAATGTTCTCCTTTGAAGCGGGTCGCCGCTGCCCCTCTGGCCCTGGGACCTTCACCTTCCAGACTGCCCAGGGAAATGACATCTTTCAGGCAGTTGAGGCTGCTATCCAGCAGCAGAAAGCCCAAGGAAAGGTGGGACAGGGACAAGATATCACCAGAACTGACTCCCATGATGGGGAGACAGAGGGGAAGATGGCTCCCACTCCTGTTCCCCAGGAACCCCTGGGCAGCCCTCCAGCCCTATATGCAGAGCCTTTAGACTCCCTGCGAATTCCTCCAGGCCCTTCTCAGGACTCTTTGTATTCAGaccccctgggcagcacccctgctggggcaggggaaggggtgCAGCGGAAGAAACCTCTCTATTGGGATTTGTATGGGCACGTGCAGCAGCAGTTGCTGAAAACCAAGCTGATAGACTCCAAAGAGGACCCCATCTATGATGAGCCTGAGGGCCTGGCCCCTGCCCCTCTCCGGGGCCTTTATGATCTGCCTCAGGAGCCTAAGGATGCATGGTGGTGCCAGGCTCGGCTGAAGGAAGAGGGCTATGAGCTCCCTTACAACCCCGCCACCGACGACTACGCTGTGCCACCCCCTCGGAGCTCAAAGCCTACCCCTGCCCCCAAGCCACAGGGCTTGATCCTTCCTGAATCTGGTACCACAGCTGGCAGTGGCAGCAAAGGCTCAGATACAGCTCTGTACAGCCAGGTCCAGAAAAGTGGGACCCCAGGGAGATGGGACTGTGGACTCTCTAGAGTAGGGAATGACAGGGTGGGGGTCAAGTCAGAGGGTTCCACCTGA
- the Dok1 gene encoding docking protein 1: protein MDGALMEGPLFLQSQRFGTKRWKKTWAVLYPASPHGVARLEFFDHKGSSSGGGRGGSRRLDCKMIRLAECVSVVPVTVESPPEPGASAFRLDTAQRSHLLAADAASSTAWVQILCRTAFPKGGWALAQTENPPKFSALEMLENSLYSPTWEGSQFWVTSQKTEASERCGLQGSYVLRVEAEKLTLLTLGAQSQILEPLLFWPYTLLRRYGRDKVMFSFEAGRRCPSGPGTFTFQTAQGNDIFQAVEAAIQQQKAQGKVGQGQDITRTDSHDGETEGKMAPTPVPQEPLGSPPALYAEPLDSLRIPPGPSQDSLYSDPLGSTPAGAGEGVQRKKPLYWDLYGHVQQQLLKTKLIDSKEDPIYDEPEGLAPAPLRGLYDLPQEPKDAWWCQARLKEEGYELPYNPATDDYAVPPPRSSKPTPAPKPQGLILPESGTTAGSGSKGSDTALYSQVQKSGTPGRWDCGLSRVGNDRVGVKSEGST, encoded by the exons ATGGACGGGGCTTTGATGGAGGGTCCGCTTTTTCTGCAGAGTCAGCGCTTCGGGACCAAG AGGTGGAAGAAAACTTGGGCTGTGCTTTACCCAGCCAGCCCTCACGGCGTGGCGCGGCTGGAATTCTTTGATCACAAGGGGTCGAGCTCTGGAGGGGGTCGAGGCGGCTCTCGCCGTCTAGACTGCAAGATGATACGCCTGGCTGAATGTGTGAGCGTGGTGCCTGTGACTGTGGAGAGTCCCCCTGAGCCCGGCGCCTCTGCCTTCCGCCTGGACACCGCACAACGCTCGCACCTGCTTGCAGCGGACGCCGCATCCAGCACTGCCTGGGTGCAGATTTTATGCAGAACCGCTTTTCCG AAAGGCGGCTGGGCTTTGGCTCAGACGGAGAACCCACCTAAGTTTTCTGCCCTGGAGATGCTGGAGAATTCGCTGTACAGCCCCACCTGGGAAG GATCCCAATTCTGGGTAACCTCGCAGAAGACCGAGGCTTCTGAACGCTGCGGCTTGCAAGGCTCCTACGTACTGAGggtagaagctgagaagctgacCCTTCTGACTTTGGGTGCACAGAGTCAAATCCTGGAGCCGCTCCTTTTCTGGCCCTACACTCTGTTGCGACGCTATGGCCGAGACAAG GTAATGTTCTCCTTTGAAGCGGGTCGCCGCTGCCCCTCTGGCCCTGGGACCTTCACCTTCCAGACTGCCCAGGGAAATGACATCTTTCAGGCAGTTGAGGCTGCTATCCAGCAGCAGAAAGCCCAAGGAAAGGTGGGACAGGGACAAGATATCACCAGAACTGACTCCCATGATGGGGAGACAGAGGGGAAGATGGCTCCCACTCCTGTTCCCCAGGAACCCCTGGGCAGCCCTCCAGCCCTATATGCAGAGCCTTTAGACTCCCTGCGAATTCCTCCAGGCCCTTCTCAGGACTCTTTGTATTCAGaccccctgggcagcacccctgctggggcaggggaaggggtgCAGCGGAAGAAACCTCTCTATTGGGATTTGTATGGGCACGTGCAGCAGCAGTTGCTGAAAACCAAGCTGATAGACTCCAAAGAGGACCCCATCTATGATGAGCCTGAGGGCCTGGCCCCTGCCCCTCTCCGGGGCCTTTATGATCTGCCTCAGGAGCCTAAGGATGCATGGTGGTGCCAGGCTCGGCTGAAGGAAGAGGGCTATGAGCTCCCTTACAACCCCGCCACCGACGACTACGCTGTGCCACCCCCTCGGAGCTCAAAGCCTACCCCTGCCCCCAAGCCACAGGGCTTGATCCTTCCTGAATCTGGTACCACAGCTGGCAGTGGCAGCAAAGGCTCAGATACAGCTCTGTACAGCCAGGTCCAGAAAAGTGGGACCCCAGGGAGATGGGACTGTGGACTCTCTAGAGTAGGGAATGACAGGGTGGGGGTCAAGTCAGAGGGTTCCACCTGA